The Burkholderia mayonis genome window below encodes:
- a CDS encoding carbohydrate kinase family protein — MSAGFPQFVSAGDILTDMVRTGGAHWTSRPGGAGWNVARAVARLGAPSACAGAVGRDCFSDELWRESEAAGLDLRFLQRVERAPLLAIVHETQPPAYFFIGENSADLAFEPKRLPDGWREHVKWAHFGCISLVREPLAATLVALAAELREAGVKISFDPNYRNLMTDGYRPTLAKMAELADLIKVSDEDLRHLFAGVDEASAIARLRAFNPHAALLVTRGPGMATLYANGETLDAQPPRIEVADTVGAGDATIGGLLFSLMAVPARGWREHLSFALAAGAAACRHTGAHAPTLDEVVALVAS; from the coding sequence ATGAGCGCAGGGTTTCCGCAATTCGTGTCGGCGGGCGACATCCTCACCGACATGGTCCGCACGGGCGGCGCGCACTGGACGTCGCGCCCGGGCGGCGCCGGCTGGAACGTTGCGCGCGCCGTCGCGCGGCTCGGCGCGCCGAGCGCATGCGCGGGCGCGGTGGGCCGCGACTGCTTCTCCGACGAGCTGTGGCGCGAGAGCGAGGCGGCCGGCCTCGATCTGCGCTTCCTGCAGCGGGTCGAGCGCGCGCCGCTCCTCGCGATCGTCCACGAGACGCAGCCGCCCGCGTATTTCTTCATCGGCGAAAACAGCGCCGATCTCGCATTCGAGCCGAAGCGGCTGCCCGACGGCTGGCGCGAGCACGTCAAGTGGGCGCATTTCGGCTGCATCAGTCTCGTGCGCGAGCCGCTTGCCGCGACGCTCGTCGCGCTCGCCGCCGAACTGCGCGAAGCGGGCGTGAAGATCAGCTTCGATCCGAACTACCGCAATCTGATGACGGACGGCTACCGGCCGACGCTCGCGAAGATGGCCGAGCTCGCCGACCTGATCAAGGTGTCCGACGAAGACTTGCGCCATCTGTTCGCGGGCGTCGACGAAGCGAGTGCGATCGCGCGGCTGCGCGCGTTCAATCCGCATGCGGCGCTCCTCGTCACGCGCGGGCCGGGCATGGCGACGCTCTATGCGAACGGCGAGACGCTCGACGCGCAGCCGCCGCGCATCGAGGTCGCGGACACGGTCGGCGCGGGCGACGCGACCATCGGCGGCCTGCTGTTCAGCCTGATGGCGGTGCCGGCGCGCGGCTGGCGCGAGCATCTGTCGTTCGCGCTCGCGGCGGGCGCGGCGGCGTGCCGCCACACGGGCGCGCACGCGCCAACGCTCGACGAGGTCGTCGCGCTCGTCGCGTCGTGA